In the genome of Populus trichocarpa isolate Nisqually-1 chromosome 10, P.trichocarpa_v4.1, whole genome shotgun sequence, the window TTTGTAAAGTTTCAACAAAAATTAGCAGACGATTTCCTTGGACACCCATTGCACCTTACCATTCAGAATTCCCAAAACTACTGTTTTATTGCGCTTCCCTTGTCACCATCATTGTGCTCTGGAGAATCCGATCCGCGAGGcccccatcattttttttttattgaacaggATGTCCGCACTCAAATAGATTGGCTAATTAGACTCATCTATCATCGCAAACAAATCAACGAAATTTGGGGGACCCAGTACGTCACAATCAAAACTTTGGTCTCCCTTCTCTTAAAATTTAGGTATCTTGCAAATCTTTTGTACCAAATACTACGGCGTAACACTACAATTTTAGTGTGTGGACTGTTCATGAGTGAGCAAATAGAGAACGTGCAGCAATAAACACGAATGTTTAACCTAAGAAAACATAACTAGCTGCTTGTTTCTCTCAATGACATTAAAGAGCACACACGTAACGCATATACCATTGGTAGCAACCTTCTAATAGAAGGCAAAAAGCATAGGTCATTCCCAAACGAAGCTTAAACGGAATGCAATCAGTAATTTATCATCACTGCCTTGCAGCGGTATGGGAATACAGCTATCGGCCGCACATAATGGACAGATTGGAGATCGAACCTATATTCCCGATCTCCTCTTAACCTATATTCCCGATCTCTCTCTTCACACTTCTTCTGAGACCACTTCTCTAGCCATCCCTCCAGACATCCCTTGCAGAAAATTTCCCAGCAGTCTCTGATCAAGAACCATGTTCGGCACCTGTTAAAAGAATGTCATGTTAAATTTGTGTGTAGTTAGGGCGGGCAGCCATGTGCGTGCATATGGtgtgagagggagagagattaAAACCTTGTCCCCGAAGAAAATTTTTGTATTATCAGCAATGGCTTCAATGAATTTCAGCTCGAGAAACTGGGGAGTAAGCTTCAACTTGTTTGCTTCAGCTTCTTTCAAGAcgctgagagagagagagcaagtaTATTAATCCACTTTCAAGAAATCGACTGAAAGACACCAACATGAAAAAGGAAACACAGAGTTTTCACCGGTAGAATGCAGCATCTGCCAGGCTCTTTTCATGAGCCATATACATTTGATTCTCAATCTCTTGCTCCCGCCTTGCACTGTCTTTCTCCATCAACTTCTGTTCCATGAGAATCTTGCTCACATTGGCATTCTTTTCAGCCTCACTGATAGCCATCTTCTTTGTTGTCTCTGCCTCTTTCTCAACAAATTTCTGTCTCTCAATAGAAATTAAGACCTAAACAGAAATTCACAATCTGAATCAATCACTCTCAGAGATGCATCCGTGATAAATATTTCACATACAGAAAATTAGGAATGTCAAATTCAATGTGCCCACCATAGCATCCAAGTTGCTCAGTTGAATGAGGTTCTACGATGTTCATAATACCATTATATCACTCTGCTAAAGCCACATTAATAGACAACCTTAAAACATACATGTATGAACAgtccgagagagagagagccttCATATCCACAGTAATCTCAGAAAAGATTTTCATCACCGACTAAATCATCTTTTATGTCTCAAACTAACTTTCAGTGGAGGGAAagtaaaagaatgaagatcaaactCATTTGACTGAGAAGAGTGTAGCATACCTTAGTGCGTTCTTCTTCCATCTGTTCGAAATTCTTTCTTATGCTTTCTGGAATGGTAGGCTTTGTGACACGCACACTTATTATTTCAATACCAGGAGCATAACGTGTGCAATCGCCTTGAAGAGCATctttcatcttttcatcaatCTGAGAAAGATAGTGAAATTGATCTTTCCTCAACATAGATACAAGCAGGAGGTAGAAATATAAATCAACTTTAAGACATATTTGAAAAGCATACTTGATGGACACAACCACCATCCAGGGAATGATCTATTGGGTAAACAGTATGTCTTGTTTAGAATTCCATAACACACCTGatcaaaaacatcaatataaaCTTGTTGAAGAGAATGAGAGCTGCAGAACTGATTGATTTCATGATGAATCTTGTCATATATCCATGTGTGGTCATACTGCACGCCATAGTTCAGTAGTGTCTCATATACATATTCCTTACCAAGCCGATTGACAACCTGAGATAAGCATTTCAAGAATGCACATAAATTGTATTAAGAGGAAAAGGCAGCAAATATAAATGGAGATTGTCAAGCCTTAAGCTGCTTGTGATGTCAATAAAAAGCCACAACTTATGGCCTCACCTCGATTTTCTCAAAGTTAATCATGACTCCTCCTTTAGTACCACATGGAATATCCCTAACCTGCATTTTTTTTAGATACAAGAAGGATTCAAATGTCAACACAGCAATACAGAGCTCTCAATCCATGACTTGGAAAATAAAACGTACCTGATCTGTTTGAAGTGTCACCTGAACAGGCTCATATTGGGTTATCAGAGGCAACTTTAGATGAAAacctgaaaattttaaaatatgattccACAAGCAAAATGCCAGAACACTAAATGCAACTTGGATAAACAGTCATGTATTCACACCTGGATCTGTAACTGTCTGTAGAAGCGCACCTCCTCTCCAATATACCCCAACATGACCTTCTGGGACTTGGTGCAAGATGGATAAACTATTCTTAATATTGGATGACGATGGAATCACTATCTATAATATTGCCATAGAACGTCATAAATTCCCTGGCTCCACTCTCAAGTAGCATATATTCCAgcttatataaaaattcaacataCTTCTATAATGTTAACCcaacaaagtaaaaatattaaagagcaTCCATCCACTCATGATCTTGGTCTGTTGAGAATTAAACAACGAAACAATTCGAATTCGAAATGAAAGATGGATGTAGAAGCTGGGGAGATGATTAATGAAGTCAATTTACCATCAAATTTGGTATAGAAGACCACAGTCCGATTCAACTAAACTTAAGCATAGCTGGTTATTGAGCTAACATTTAGATAATAATGCATTTACAGACTGTGAAATCCCTAAATTTTAGCACAACTACATtccaaaattagaaaatcaaaccaaatgaggaaaataaatcataatcaaaTTCTCCACAACAACGCAGCACACctgtttcaactttcaatacATAATTAAAAGTTCTCATCTATAACAAGCCTGGAACGGcattaattaccaaaaaaatcattatttagcaaaaacaaaaaccgtTTTACAGACCGTCTACATAAACATGCATTTCACAGCACTGCTATATATAAAGAGGATGCTGAAACAGTTAAAACACTGGTGAGAGAGCGACTACCAAGGCGAAGATGGCGATGAAGGAGAGGAAGACAGTGAGAATTGGAGAGAAATCGCCGGTTTGAGGAGGAGGGCCGCGCTGGGGGATTGCTGCTCTTTGTTGCTGTGGATCCATGGTAAGGGGGCTTGCTGGAGAAAACACTCActttgggttttttctttttaattaaaatctgaaGATCTTGCGTTTATAAATGGAGACAATGTGATGTTGGGTGTTATCAAGCAGGGAATGTAGTTACGGTCTTAACAGATCATGATCGTTGGATTAGGACCTGGCGGCTGTTTTCTCCACGTGGGTCCCCTAACAGAACAGTCTGCTTTCGTtgtggaaaataaaagaatatgggAAAACGTCATAGATGCTCCCCGCTTGCTTCGTAACTTCCATGATATTCATTTTAAAGTTTTGTCTTATAGTAACGTTCACTAGCCAATTTATCTGCGCGCaggttgaattaaaaattatttttatcagagaaaattgtattatttatagaattattattatatttatttaataactaaaaattcaTTCCAgggttaaaattataaaattatcattaagttaaaaaaaaaactaaaaccccCTTTTTTTACTCCACAAAaatctctcatttctctcctgCTCGCCATTCACATTCCATTTACCACCAGAAGAATCCTTTCTTCCTGCCGTTGCAACCAAATACCCCTTCACAAGCTTAAAAAACTCGTATTTAAGAATGaagttgaaattatattttttttaaattatttaaaataaaaaaatttatatttttatatgttaatatcaaaaataatttttaaaaaataaaaattttattttaatatatttttaatcaaaaaatattttaaattattaccgttattacaatctcaaacatatttttaattattttttagcttatttttaacatgttgttttaaaatatctCTCTAAATATGACAtgtaaaaagagataaaatatcTCTCTTATCaaactggataaaaaaaaaaaatctcaattaccATGGAGTAGCAATCACCGGACACGTCATTTGCTTGAAAATCCTGAAAAGTAAACATATTATAATTTCATGATCTTGTTGGACAAACAGTAAACAGTACTTACGAGGAAGCACCCCATTGCC includes:
- the LOC7468153 gene encoding uncharacterized protein LOC7468153, with translation MDPQQQRAAIPQRGPPPQTGDFSPILTVFLSFIAIFALIVIPSSSNIKNSLSILHQVPEGHVGVYWRGGALLQTVTDPGFHLKLPLITQYEPVQVTLQTDQVRDIPCGTKGGVMINFEKIEVVNRLGKEYVYETLLNYGVQYDHTWIYDKIHHEINQFCSSHSLQQVYIDVFDQIDEKMKDALQGDCTRYAPGIEIISVRVTKPTIPESIRKNFEQMEEERTKVLISIERQKFVEKEAETTKKMAISEAEKNANVSKILMEQKLMEKDSARREQEIENQMYMAHEKSLADAAFYRVLKEAEANKLKLTPQFLELKFIEAIADNTKIFFGDKVPNMVLDQRLLGNFLQGMSGGMAREVVSEEV